In one window of Photorhabdus laumondii subsp. laumondii DNA:
- the rcsC gene encoding two-component system sensor histidine kinase RcsC translates to MRYLSSFRTSLKISRYLFRVLGLMLWALGALLTAFYLVNIFNEVKSDIRQEYNANYDSTLSYVRHTASVLRDIQYMTEKHLLNSNGKNAIFDFPHNNPAFSYHPLNQNADCHTFRNNTHSYLNSLNNLIFYWKDNLAAPQGLNQVFLVGTQSMCMVSFSIRNTTTEPDTLKKIVYENSRRLISLKEQGKERNVYWVIPGARSDSGHLYVLAPVYVNGQMVAMIGIEQFIRLDSFIQRQDRPISITLLNSSNHPVLHYPANDDYKLHYADYQLEAPYFGYDDNFTDLLLKRRLMPSSFSIIYALSLKTIFEGFKLQIISSIVLNALSAFVIIILVYLFERKMFVPAEENAIRLEEHEQFNHKIVASAPVGISILRVSDGSNILSNELAHNYLRMLTHEDRERIIHIICDRTSSYVDVVTSNHHHLQISFVHSRYRNEEVAICVLVDISVRVRMEKSLQEMALASEQANYSKSMFLATVSHELRTPLYGIIGNLELLQAHSLPAESVRLLSTMNNSSALLLKIISDILDFSKIESKQLKIESREFSCQEVISHVISNYLPLVVKKPLTLYCYIEPGVPDYICNDPVRLQQVISNLLNNAIKFTDTGCVIIHVTVDKDYLYVRIKDTGVGISDKALIQLFDPFFQIMPNTESSSQGTGLGLAICEKLINLMDGDIEVISQPQIGSMFSIRLPLYGAKYRPKTQLINESQRKIILAIRNLYLEEFLQRFLVHHGLHTVLYSEQNTEGSEIIISDFPDAVISPVYAYIELSTDYIGSPEQIRENYWLHNTYHLHDLSVMIERLISPNHHVVLNTAPPVFQANTRFNTIVVLVVDDHPINRRLLADQLKSIGFQTAMANDGLDALEYLKSGGIDIILTDVNMPNMDGYALTMYLRNDGCKLPIIGITANALAEEKQRCIDAGMDDCLSKPVSLVTLRQTLTQMI, encoded by the coding sequence TTGAGATATCTTTCTTCTTTTCGTACATCGCTGAAAATATCCCGTTATCTTTTCCGGGTGCTTGGCTTAATGTTGTGGGCATTGGGCGCTTTATTAACAGCTTTTTACCTGGTTAATATCTTTAATGAAGTTAAATCAGATATTCGGCAAGAATACAATGCTAATTATGATTCCACGCTCTCTTATGTGCGTCATACAGCAAGTGTTCTGCGGGATATCCAATATATGACAGAAAAGCATTTACTGAATTCTAATGGAAAAAATGCTATTTTTGATTTTCCACATAATAACCCGGCGTTTTCTTATCATCCGTTGAACCAAAACGCTGATTGTCATACTTTTCGCAACAACACTCATAGTTATTTAAATTCATTAAATAATCTTATCTTCTATTGGAAGGATAATCTTGCTGCGCCTCAGGGGTTGAATCAGGTTTTTCTGGTGGGTACGCAAAGTATGTGTATGGTAAGTTTTTCTATCCGTAATACCACGACTGAACCCGATACGTTGAAAAAAATAGTTTATGAAAATTCACGTAGGCTTATCAGCCTGAAAGAACAAGGTAAAGAACGAAATGTTTATTGGGTTATACCGGGTGCAAGATCTGATAGCGGCCATCTCTACGTGTTGGCTCCGGTATATGTCAATGGTCAGATGGTTGCCATGATAGGCATTGAACAATTCATCAGATTGGACTCTTTTATTCAGAGACAAGACCGCCCAATTTCAATAACGTTATTGAATAGCAGTAATCACCCGGTGTTGCATTATCCAGCAAATGATGACTATAAACTTCATTATGCTGATTATCAGTTGGAAGCGCCTTATTTTGGCTATGATGATAATTTTACTGATTTACTGCTAAAACGTCGGTTAATGCCATCTTCATTCAGTATCATTTATGCCCTGTCACTGAAAACTATTTTTGAAGGTTTTAAGCTACAGATTATTAGCAGTATTGTGCTTAATGCATTATCTGCCTTTGTCATCATTATCTTGGTGTATCTGTTTGAGCGGAAAATGTTTGTTCCGGCAGAAGAGAATGCCATCCGCCTGGAAGAGCATGAGCAATTTAATCATAAAATTGTGGCTTCAGCGCCGGTTGGGATCAGTATATTGCGGGTCAGTGATGGGAGTAATATTCTGAGTAATGAGTTGGCACATAATTATTTGAGAATGCTAACGCACGAAGATCGGGAACGGATTATTCATATTATTTGTGACAGAACCAGTAGTTATGTTGATGTTGTCACCAGTAATCATCATCATTTGCAAATCAGTTTTGTTCATTCCCGCTACAGGAATGAAGAGGTGGCAATTTGTGTCTTGGTTGATATTAGTGTCCGTGTGCGGATGGAAAAATCATTACAGGAAATGGCGTTAGCATCAGAGCAGGCTAACTATTCTAAATCTATGTTTTTAGCTACCGTCAGCCACGAGTTGAGAACGCCGCTTTACGGTATTATTGGCAACCTGGAGTTATTACAAGCACATTCATTGCCTGCTGAATCTGTCCGTTTGTTATCAACGATGAATAACTCCTCAGCGCTGTTGCTAAAAATTATCAGTGATATTCTCGACTTTTCAAAGATCGAATCTAAACAGCTTAAAATTGAATCTAGAGAATTTTCCTGTCAGGAAGTTATCTCTCATGTTATTTCTAACTATCTACCGTTAGTAGTGAAAAAGCCATTGACCTTGTATTGCTATATTGAACCGGGTGTTCCAGATTATATCTGCAATGATCCGGTTCGATTACAACAAGTTATATCTAATCTGTTAAATAATGCGATTAAATTCACTGATACCGGATGTGTGATTATCCATGTGACAGTTGATAAAGATTACTTATACGTCAGAATAAAGGACACGGGTGTCGGTATCTCTGATAAAGCGCTTATTCAGTTGTTTGATCCCTTTTTCCAGATCATGCCAAATACGGAAAGCTCATCTCAGGGAACCGGGCTTGGTCTGGCGATTTGTGAAAAACTTATCAATCTGATGGATGGTGATATTGAAGTCATTTCCCAACCACAGATAGGGAGTATGTTTTCTATTCGGTTACCTTTATATGGTGCGAAATATAGGCCAAAAACTCAGCTAATAAATGAGTCTCAGCGGAAAATCATCTTGGCTATACGCAATCTTTATCTGGAAGAATTTTTACAGCGTTTTCTGGTTCATCATGGCTTACACACGGTTTTATACAGTGAGCAGAACACAGAGGGTAGTGAAATTATTATCAGCGATTTTCCTGATGCGGTTATTTCCCCTGTATATGCTTATATTGAATTATCGACGGACTATATTGGCTCACCGGAACAAATCAGAGAAAACTATTGGTTACATAACACTTACCATTTACATGATTTGTCGGTAATGATTGAGCGGCTGATTTCACCGAATCATCATGTGGTATTGAATACAGCCCCACCTGTTTTTCAGGCAAACACTCGGTTTAATACTATTGTGGTTCTGGTGGTAGATGATCATCCTATCAACCGCCGTTTATTGGCCGATCAGTTGAAATCCATTGGTTTTCAAACAGCGATGGCAAATGATGGATTAGATGCGTTGGAATATTTGAAGAGCGGGGGGATTGATATCATTCTGACGGATGTCAATATGCCCAATATGGATGGTTATGCGTTAACAATGTATTTACGGAATGATGGGTGTAAGCTGCCGATTATTGGTATTACGGCAAATGCACTGGCAGAAGAAAAACAACGCTGTATTGATGCAGGAATGGATGATTGTTTGTCGAAACCGGTTTCTCTGGT